A single window of Drosophila suzukii chromosome 3, CBGP_Dsuzu_IsoJpt1.0, whole genome shotgun sequence DNA harbors:
- the Gug gene encoding uncharacterized protein Gug isoform X8 — MAASTQGEIRVGPGHQVNDVYAKLPDYNPISSFPIDKETDERELEESRWSPGVVADGDLLMFLRAARSMAAFQGMCDGGLEDGCLAASRDDTTINALDVLHDSGYDPGKALQALVKCPVSKGIDKKWTEDETKKFIKGLRQFGKNFFRIHKDLLPHKDTPELVEFYYLWKKTPGANNNRPHRRRRQSALRRNRVTRANNSSSSNTPPKKEDTPEPQTATTATATATAASETASRSSPAVSKEENSSLTEDDASECDSDSSLTHKRDESPSRMRTRNKQQNNNSSTSSSNNAAGNGGGNATSISSGSTGGGAAGGNSSSKDQSANAVANGKRPKRGSETPDVAGGASVDSPKTPTKAVAESSANKRKGGKQDTPNKKKRTEQEASEPSAQEENVVKEKRKRPDSPVESMNSDSRPDSVLDDGESNTTDTTTAEQQSTKDSKETISCKEERDMVTNDLEAKAEEKSIKAEALAEDSKDSAIKNMDEETNIQAPSSVDTSSVDGPNPNALANPVAPPITMKVPTIATVEALNASVDRKEAIEKMESCDSDPEMLKKLATIKQEVSPQQQQQQQQQQQLLQQQSQQQMQQQLAPVGIQPPPTCPPSESVYIKKEPMEDSMDATCNQNSNEPQDLKVKIEIKNEDALKHSAGGLPPTGPGAPPSALHPLSGAPVESGQEPLHLQHLPHGPMPTQPPPGYLIDGQLKYGPPGQGVPSQPPQLHSDAAGGASGAPPGAPTTPQKYPPEMEMKFAPQDLKYPPPPPLDALKYSQEMQAAAAAAAAAGKYDMKYMMEQQGKYPVELSAAHQPQSKPGYQDSLKIPDVKPGFGHLPHNVGSPLDVAHKYGPPPTSQESQQQQSQPPAHQVPPGATPPPGIAMPKPHYQHDVQTPPLGRPFEPTGLMLKYGDPLAAKYGPPQDLKYPMPPVSQAGPADVKPYGGENLIKSSPYGPPPESPIDASARSTPGQDSQGSNSNSQPPSMPPQPQQFQSPHPSPHMPSPAGGGLPPGMHPQNLIHGPPPGSAGGGPQPPPPPTSLHQPTPTAPGPPSLQHGLHPGHPHPQLSVASSMPPSSIGIPPTLSTMAPSHMHPHLHPHAHLQGLHRPHDLPPSMHPHAPMPLSLQGHPQHGHGLPPSHAPQQQQQQQQPPGGQAGTVRTPSPAQQPPRSMHDPQSSREPPSSQPSTTMAGSSGPGGPPPQQSPHAHRTSPLPGLAGSGPPPPGLIGHPMAIHPHLAHLPPGHPAHAALAHPGHHLLSHSIAGLGPGGGPIALLAGPGGLGGIPESALSRRTPPSHLPHSHASSAPLTPHSVASMTSSSMSLTTSTVPSSAFSRASPSVQISSGGGGPSGPGSVGPGGLPNSSAAAAAAAAAAAHRAASPASSVSSLSRQSPLHPVPQSPLSHHPSSSALSAAAAAVAERDRHALMRQQSPHMTPPPVSNASLMASPLSKMYAPQPGQRGLGTSPPPHLRPGASPPVIRHPQMPLPLPLIAPGGGIPQIGVHPGQSPYPHPLLHPSVFYSPHHHPFNSPYGYAPYGPGFPAYMKPPPQPGQLDPAAVMAAHHAGLQGPPPQQMRQDEQNAAAAAAAAAAEKQHQAAAAAAAQQHKAPQQQPPGGMQPNKPPTPKTPQGPGGGMPPGMGGPGTPTGLPPGAYPGSHMPGYPQGPPHGSPFAPQDGQPHGLKPTSHMDALRAHAHSANSAGMGGGHHPTEPLPIDIEPDPEPEIPSPTHNIPRGPSPEAKPDDTECHRSQSAIFVRHIDRGDYNSCTRTDLIFKPVADSKLARKREERDRKLAEKERERRQQQQQQQQQQQQQQAAAAQQAAQQAKMKAELKPPYADTPALRQLSEYARPHVAFRELEEIKNAQAAAASQSRLDPHWMEYYRRSFSNHPNSGIHPSQFPLYANPAISQMERERLGIPPPHHVGLDPGEHMVRMIRLTREYHAHSHTHLHLPLHPQPQPPEAGFQLPPNVGQYPRPNMLIPREPHSDVLLRMSYADQLQVSQFPNPPPNSLITYIQYLQAAEFQRQSLHDQYFRNQLR; from the exons ATGGCGGCCTCCACTCAAGGAGAAATTCGAGTGGGTCCCGGCCACCAGGTAAACGATGTCTAT GCAAAACTGCCCGATTATAATCCAATCTCAAGCTTCCCCATCGACAAGGAAACCGATGAACGTGAACTAGAGGAATCAAGATGGAGTCCAGGCGTTGTGGCCGATGGCGACTTGTTAATGTTCTTGCGTGCGGCTCGCTCCATGGCTGCATTTCAAGGAATGTGTGATGGCGGACTAGAAGACGGTTGTTTGGCTGCCAGTCGCGACGACACCACAATAAACGCACTCGACGTG CTCCACGATTCTGGCTACGATCCAGGCAAAGCTCTACAAGCGCTAGTAAAGTGCCCCGTTTCGAAGGGCATCGACAAGAAGTGGACCGAGGACGAAACAAAGAAATTCATTAAGGGTCTGCGTCAGTTTGGGAAGAACTTCTTCCGCATCCATAAGGACCTGCTCCCGCACAAGGACACGCCGGAGCTGGTCGAATTCTACTATCTGTGGAAGAAGACGCCCGGCGCAAACAACAACCGGCCGCACAGGCGGCGACGACAGAGCGCCCTGCGCCGCAACCGTGTCACGCGGGCCAACAACagtagcagcagcaacacaccTCCCAAGAAGGAGGACACTCCAGAACCACAAACTGCGACGACGGCGACGGCGACGGCAACCGCGGCGTCCGAGACGGCGAGTCGCTCCTCGCCCGCTGTCTCCAAGGAGGAGAACAGCTCGCTCACCGAGGACGACGCCAGCGAGTGCGACAGTGATTCGAGTCTGACCCACAAAAGGGATGAATCACCCTCAAGGATGAGGACGCGAAATAAGCAAcagaacaacaacagcagcaccagcagcagcaacaacgcGGCCGGCAACGGTGGCGGTAACGCCACATCCATAAGCAGCGGTTCAACCGGCGGCGGTGCCGCTGGCGGCAATAGCTCCTCCAAGGATCAGTCAGCCAACGCCGTGGCTAATGGCAAGAGGCCCAAGCGAGGCTCCGAAACACCGGATGTTGCCGGCGGAGCCTCGGTCGATAGTCCCAAGACGCCGACGAAGGCCGTGGCCGAGAGTTCGGCCAACAAGCGTAAGGGTGGCAAGCAGGATACGCCCAACAAGAAGAAGCGAACGGAACAGGAGGCCAGCGAGCCGAGTGCCCAGGAGGAGAATGTCGTTAAGGAAAAGCGCAAGCGACCCGATAGCCCGGTGGAGAGCATGAACTCGGACAGCAGACCGGACTCTGTGCTGGATGATGGAGAGTCGAATACGACTGACACCACGACCGCCGAGCAGCAGTCCACCAAGGACAGCAAGGAGACGATCAGCTGCAAGGAGGAGCGCGATATGGTCACCAACGATCTGGAGGCCAAGGCCGAAGAGAAGTCCATTAAGGCAGAGGCTTTGGCGGAGGACAGCAAGGATAGCGCTATTAAGAACATGGATGAGGAGACAAACATCCAGGCGCCGAGCAGCGTAGATACGAGTTCGGTGGACGGACCCAATCCTAATGCCTTGGCCAATCCCGTGGCGCCGCCGATTACCATGAAGGTGCCCACAATTGCCACTGTTGAGGCGCTGAATGCGTCCGTGGATCGCAAGGAGGCCATCGAGAAAATGGAATCGTGCGACAGTGACCCAGAGATGCTCAAGAAGCTGGCCACCATCAAGCAAGAGGTTTctccgcagcagcagcagcagcaacagcaacagcaacagctgCTGCAGCAGCAATCACAGCAGCAGATGCAGCAACAACTTGCTCCAGTTGGCATTCAGCCACCTCCAACTTGCCCGCCCTCCGAGTCGGTCTACATCAAGAAGGAGCCCATGGAGGACTCAATGGACGCCACCTGTAATCAGAATAGCAATGAGCCACAGGACTTGAAGGTGAAGATCGAGATTAAAAATGAGGATGCACTGAAGCACAGTGCTGGAGGTCTGCCGCCCACAGGTCCTGGTGCACCACCCTCAGCCCTGCATCCGCTCTCCGGAGCTCCGGTGGAAAGTGGTCAAGAGCCGCTGCACCTGCAGCACTTGCCTCATGGGCCGATGCCGACGCAACCGCCTCCTGGCTACCTTATCGATGGCCAGCTGAAGTATGGACCACCGGGACAAGGTGTGCCTTCACAGCCACCACAACTGCATAGCGATGCGGCAGGAGGAGCGAGCGGAGCACCACCTGGAGCGCCGACAACTCCCCAAAAGTATCCGCCCGAAATGGAGATGAAGTTCGCTCCCCAGGATCTGAAATATCCTCCACCGCCGCCTCTAGATGCACTCAAGTACAGCCAGGAGATGCaagcggcggcggcagcagcggcTGCTGCTGGCAAATACGATATGAAGTACATGATGGAGCAGCAGGGCAAGTATCCCGTGGAGTTGTCCGCTGCCCACCAGCCGCAAAGCAAGCCGGGCTACCAGGATTCCCTAAAGATACCCGATGTGAAGCCCGGTTTTGGTCACCTGCCGCACAATGTAGGCTCGCCACTGGACGTTGCCCATAAATATGGACCGCCACCAACGTCCCAAGAgtcccagcagcagcagtcccAGCCGCCGGCACATCAGGTGCCGCCGGGAGCCACGCCGCCGCCTGGCATTGCCATGCCCAAGCCGCACTACCAGCATGATGTGCAGACACCACCGTTGGGACGACCCTTCGAGCCTACTGGTCTCATGCTCAAGTATGGTGATCCCTTAGCGGCTAAATACGGCCCGCCGCAGGATCTCAAGTACCCTATGCCACCGGTCTCCCAGGCAGGACCAGCGGACGTGAAGCCTTATGGCGGCGAGAATCTAATCAAGTCCTCGCCGTACGGCCCTCCGCCAGAGAGTCCAATCGACGCCTCGGCGCGCTCTACGCCTGGTCAGGATAGCCAGGGCAGCAACAGCAATTCCCAGCCCCCGTCGATGCCACCCCAACCGCAGCAGTTCCAGTCGCCGCATCCCTCGCCGCATATGCCTTCGCCAGCCGGCGGTGGCTTGCCCCCGGGAATGCATCCGCAAAATCTCATCCACGGCCCGCCACCAGGTTCAGCGGGTGGTGGCCCTCAGCCGCCTCCGCCGCCCACGTCGTTGCACCAGCCCACGCCCACGGCTCCAGGACCGCCCAGCCTGCAACATGGCTTGCATCCTGGTCATCCGCACCCGCAGCTGTCTGTGGCCTCGTCAATGCCGCCTAGCTCGATTGGAATTCCTCCCACGCTCTCGACGATGGCGCCCTCGCACATGCACCCTCACCTTCACCCACATGCACATCTGCAGGGTCTCCATCGGCCTCACGATCTGCCACCCAGTATGCATCCGCATGCTCCCATGCCACTGTCGCTGCAGGGACATCCGCAACATGGTCACGGACTGCCGCCCTCGCATGCTcctcagcagcagcagcaacaacaacagccgCCTGGTGGCCAAGCTGGCACGGTGCGAACTCCATCACCTGCCCAGCAGCCGCCTAGATCCATGCACGATCCGCAATCGTCTCGAGAGCCACCAAGCTCGCAGCCATCAACCACGATGGCGGGTTCGAGTGGTCCTGGTGGACCACCGCCGCAGCAATCGCCGCACGCGCATCGCACATCGCCGTTGCCTGGTTTAGCGGGCAGTGGTCCGCCGCCCCCAGGTCTTATCGGCCATCCGATGGCCATACACCCGCATCTGGCTCACCTGCCACCGGGTCATCCGGCCCACGCAGCGCTGGCACATCCGGGTCACCATCTGCTGTCGCACTCGATAGCAGGCTTGGGACCTGGTGGTGGACCCATCGCTTTGCTGGCCGGACCCGGGGGACTTGGAGGAATTCCAGAGTCCGCTCTAAGTCGCCGCACCCCGCCCTCTCACCTGCCACACTCGCACGCCTCCTCGGCTCCGCTGACGCCGCATTCGGTGGCCAGCATGACTTCTAGCAGTATGTCGCTGACCACCAGCACAGTGCCATCGTCCGCCTTTAGCCGCGCCAGTCCTAGCGTACAGATCTCGAGCGGTGGAGGAGGACCATCGGGACCCGGAAGCGTTGGACCCGGAGGGTTGCCGAACTCCtcggcagcggcggcggctgcTGCAGCGGCAGCTGCTCATCGAGCGGCTTCGCCGGCGTCTAGCGTTAGCAGCCTGAGTCGTCAGAGTCCGCTGCATCCGGTGCCACAGTCGCCGCTCAGCCATCATCCTTCGTCCTCTGCGTTGTCCGCTGCGGCGGCAGCTGTTGCGGAAAGGGATCGACATGCGCTGATGCGTCAGCAATCGCCACACATGACACCTCCACCGGTGTCCAATGCATCGTTGATGGCTAGTCCTCTGAGCAAGATGTATGCTCCTCAACCAGGTCAGAGGGGCTTGGGGACGTCTCCACCACCGCATTTGCGGCCAGGAGCCTCACCGCCAGTCATTCGCCACCCGCAGATGCCTCTGCCGTTGCCACTGATCGCGCCTGGCGGGGGAATCCCGCAGATTGGAGTGCATCCGGGTCAGTCACCGTATCCGCACCCGCTACTGCACCCCTCGGTCTTCTACTCGCCGCATCACCATCCCTTCAATTCGCCATACGGCTATGCGCCCTATGGTCCTGGATTCCCGGCCTACATGAAGCCGCCGCCACAGCCGGGACAACTTGACCCGGCAGCTGTGATGGCCGCCCACCATGCTGGACTGCAGGGACCGCCGCCACAGCAGATGCGTCAGGATGAGCAGAATGCAGcggcagccgcagcagcagcagctgctgaGAAACAACACcaagcagcggcagcagcggcagctCAGCAGCACAAGGCGCCGCAGCAACAACCGCCTGGCGGAATGCAACCAAACAAACCGCCGACGCCAAAGACGCCACAGGGTCCGGGCGGTGGAATGCCTCCGGGAATGGGTGGACCTGGAACACCGACGGGTCTTCCGCCTGGTGCCTATCCTGGCAGCCATATGCCGGGATATCCACAAGGACCACCTCACGGATCGCCCTTCGCCCCGCAAGATGGTCAGCCTCACGGTCTGAAGCCCACATCGCACATGGACGCCCTGCGAGCCCACGCACACTCGGCCAATTCGGCGGGAATGGGCGGAGGACATCATCCCACGGAGCCAT TGCCCATTGATATTGAGCCGGATCCGGAGCCAGAGATACCCAGTCCAACGCACAACATACCACGTGGTCCCAGTCCCGAAGCAAAACCGGACGACACGGAATGCCATCGCTCTCAGTCTGCCAT ATTTGTGCGCCACATCGATCGTGGAGATTACAATTCATGCACGCGAACGGATTTGATCTTCAAGCCGGTGGCTGACTCAAAGTTGGCCCGCAAGCGCGAAGAGCGCGACCGCAAGCTGGCCGAGAAGGAGCGAGAGCGGCGTCAG cagcagcaacaacagcaacagcagcagcaacaacagcaagcAGCAGCCGCCCAACAGGCCGCGCAGCAGGCGAAGATGAAGGCGGAGCTGAAGCCCCCGTATGCGGATACGCCAGCATTACGACAACTGTCAGAGTACGCTCGTCCCCATGTCGCCTTCAG GGAACTGGAGGAGATCAAGAACGCACAAGCTGCTGCGGCTAGTCAATCCCGACTAGATCCGCACTGGATGGAGTACTATCGACG ATCTTTTTCTAACCATCCCAACAGCGGCATCCACCCCTCGCAGTTCCCCCTGTATGCGAATCCGGCGATATCGCAGATGGAGAGGGAGCGTCTGGGAATCCCACCTCCGCACCATGTGGGGTTGGACCCGGGCGAGCACATGGTGCGTATG ATACGATTGACGAGAGAATATCATGCACACTCTCATACTCATTTACATTTGCCTTTGCATCCACAGCCGCAACCACCGGAGGCCGGTTTCCAACTGCCAC CGAATGTTGGCCAGTATCCGCGGCCAAATATGCTTATACCTAGGGAGCCGCACTCGGATGTCCTGCTGCGCATGTCCTATGCCGACCAACTACAGGTTTCCCAATTCCCTAATCCACCTCCTAACTCATTAATTACATATATACAGTATTTACAGGCCGCCGAGTTCCAGCGACAGTCCCTGCACGATCAGTACTTTAG